A single Struthio camelus isolate bStrCam1 chromosome 6, bStrCam1.hap1, whole genome shotgun sequence DNA region contains:
- the SUMO1 gene encoding small ubiquitin-related modifier 1 — MSDQEAKPSAEDLGDKKEGEYIKLKVIGQDSSEIHFKVKMTTHLKKLKESYCQRQGVPMNSLRFLFEGQRITDNHTPKELGMEEEDVIEVYQEQTGGHSTV; from the exons ATGTCTGACCAG GAAGCAAAACCTTCAGCTGAGGACTTAGGAGATAAGAAAGAGGGAGAGTACATTAAACTCAAAGTCATTGGGCAG GACAGCAGTGAAATTCACTTCAAGGTGAAAATGACAACACACCTCAAGAAACTCAAAGAATCGTACTGTCAAAGACAG GGTGTTCCAATGAATTCACTCAGGTTCCTCTTCGAGGGTCAGAGAATTACTGATAATCATACCCCCAAGGAG ctggggatggaggaggaagatGTGATTGAAGTTTATCAGGAACAGACGGGGGGTCACTCAACAGTTTAg